From Saccopteryx leptura isolate mSacLep1 chromosome 3, mSacLep1_pri_phased_curated, whole genome shotgun sequence, one genomic window encodes:
- the H2BC21 gene encoding histone H2B type 2-E, which translates to MPESAKSAPAPKKGSKKAVTKAQKKDGKKRKRSRKESYSIYVYKVLKQVHPDTGISSKAMGIMNSFVNDIFERIASEASRLAHYNKRSTITSREIQTAVRLLLPGELAKHAVSEGTKAVTKYTSSKQGD; encoded by the exons ATGCCGGAGTCTGCGAAATCCGCTCCGGCGCCCAAGAAGGGTTCTAAGAAGGCGGTTACTAAAGCCCAGAAAAAAGATGGCAAGAAGCGCAAGCGCAGTCGGAAGGAGAGCTACTCCATCTACGTGTACAAGGTGCTCAAGCAAGTGCATCCTGATACCGGCATCTCTTCCAAGGCCATGGGCATCATGAACTCCTTCGTCAACGACATCTTCGAGCGCATCGCCAGCGAGGCCTCCCGCCTGGCGCATTACAACAAGCGTTCCACCATCACCTCCCGGGAGATCCAGACCGCCGTGCGCCTGCTGCTGCCCGGCGAGCTGGCCAAGCACGCCGTGTCCGAGGGCACCAAGGCCGTCACCAAGTACACCAGCTCCAA GCAAGGAGACTGA
- the LOC136400515 gene encoding histone H2A.J-like, whose translation MSGRGKQGGKVRAEAKSRSSRAGLQFPVGRVHRLLRKGNYAERVGAGAPVYMAVVLEYLTAEILELAGNATRDNKKTRIIPRHLQLAIRNYEELKLLGRVTIAQGGVLPNIQAVLLPKKTESHRPKASKY comes from the coding sequence ATGTCTGGTCgcgggaagcagggaggcaaagttCGTGCCGAGGCCAAGTCGCGGTCGTCCCGCGCCGGTCTGCAGTTTCCAGTAGGCCGAGTGCATCGTCTACTGCGCAAAGGCAACTACGCTGAACGGGTTGGGGCCGGCGCTCCCGTCTACATGGCGGTAGTGCTGGAGTACCTGACAGCGGAGATCCTGGAGCTGGCGGGCAACGCCACCCGAGACAACAAGAAGACACGTATCATTCCTCGTCACCTTCAGCTGGCCATTCGCAACTATGAAGAGCTTAAACTGCTGGGTAGAGTCACCATCGCCCAGGGCGGCGTCTTGCCCAACATTCAGGCCGTTCTGTTACCCAAGAAAACCGAAAGCCACAGGCCAAAAGCAAGTAAATACTGA
- the LOC136400516 gene encoding histone H2A type 2-B: MSGRGKQGGKARAKAKSRSSRAGLQFPVGRVHRLLRKGNYAERVGAGAPVYLAAVLEYLTAEILELAGNAARDNKKTRIIPRHLQLAVRNDEELNKLLGGVTIAQGGVLPNIQAVLLPKKTESHKPGKNK; this comes from the coding sequence ATGTCAGGACGCggaaagcagggaggcaaagctCGTGCCAAGGCAAAATCGCGCTCATCCCGCGCTGGCCTGCAGTTCCCGGTGGGGCGTGTGCACCGCCTGCTGCGCAAAGGCAACTACGCCGAGCGGGTAGGGGCCGGCGCGCCAGTCTATCTGGCGGCGGTGCTGGAGTACCTGACAGCGGAGATTCTGGAGCTGGCGGGCAACGCCGCCCGAGACAACAAGAAGACGCGTATCATTCCTCGCCATTTGCAGCTAGCTGTGAGAAATGACGAAGAACTCAACAAGTTACTTGGGGGTGTTACCATTGCCCAGGGCGGTGTCTTGCCCAATATCCAGGCTGTCTTGTTGCCCAAAAAAACGGAGAGTCATAAGCCCGGCAAGAACAAATAA